One window of Ziziphus jujuba cultivar Dongzao chromosome 5, ASM3175591v1 genomic DNA carries:
- the LOC107421632 gene encoding stearoyl-[acyl-carrier-protein] 9-desaturase 6, chloroplastic, translated as MQASRCLGSQYHAWSPRVHHRHGSLRSPPAIRSIAAPPKPQTRTKPAFLPQQAEVFRSLEGWASECVLPLLKPVKDSWQPQNFLPDPELHSDEFTDRVRALRERTAELPDEFFVVLVGDMITEDALPTYQTMINTLEGVRDESGAGSNPWALWTRGWTAEENRHGDLLRSYLYLSGRVNMLMVERTVQYLIGAGMEPGTENSPYMGFVYTSFQERATFISHGNTARIAKEAGDPVLARICGTIASDEKRHENAYSKIVEKLLEVDPNGAMLAIGDMMRKKITMPAHLMYDGNDPKLFEHFSAVAQRLGVYTAHDYADILEFLIGRWRLEKLEGLTGEGSRAQDFVCGLAPRIRKLQERADERARKMEPRGVKFSWIFNKEISL; from the exons ATGCAGGCTTCTCGCTGTCTGGGTTCTCAATATCACGCATGGAGCCCACGTGTCCACCACCGCCACGGGTCACTCCGATCACCACCAGCGATCCGATCCATCGCCGCCCCACCAAAGCCTCAAACCCGAACCAAACCCGCCTTCCTCCCCCAACAAGCCGAAGTTTTCCGATCCCTGGAGGGCTGGGCTTCCGAATGCGTCCTCCCACTGCTGAAGCCTGTAAAAGACAGCTGGCAGCCACAGAACTTCTTACCCGACCCGGAATTACACTCCGACGAGTTCACGGATCGGGTTCGGGCTCTACGTGAACGGACTGCTGAGCTTCCGGACGAGTTCTTCGTTGTGCTTGTTGGGGATATGATCACGGAAGACGCATTGCCTACGTACCAGACCATGATTAACACTTTGGAAGGAGTGAGGGACGAAAGTGGGGCCGGGTCTAACCCGTGGGCTTTGTGGACCCGGGGTTGGACAGCTGAGGAGAACCGCCACGGCGATTTGCTCCGCTCGTATTTGTACTTATCGGGTCGGGTCAATATGCTGATGGTCGAGAGGACCGTTCAGTACCTCATTGGAGCTGGCATG GAACCGGGAACAGAGAACAGTCCGTACATGGGGTTTGTGTACACGTCATTCCAAGAGCGAGCCACGTTTATATCCCACGGCAACACGGCTCGAATAGCGAAGGAGGCTGGCGATCCAGTGCTCGCGCGTATATGCGGGACCATTGCATCGGACGAGAAGCGCCACGAGAACGCCTACTCTAAGATCGTTGAGAAGCTCCTGGAAGTAGACCCCAATGGCGCAATGCTCGCCATCGGCGATATGATGCGGAAGAAGATCACGATGCCGGCTCACCTTATGTACGATGGGAACGACCCTAAGCTGTTCGAGCACTTCTCGGCCGTGGCTCAGCGGCTCGGCGTGTACACGGCGCATGATTACGCTGACATCTTGGAGTTTTTAATCGGGCGGTGGAGGTTGGAGAAGCTGGAGGGATTGACAGGCGAAGGGAGTCGAGCGCAGGACTTTGTGTGTGGGTTAGCGCCGAGGATTAGGAAGCTCCAGGAGAGAGCCGATGAGCGGGCGCGAAAGATGGAGCCACGTGGCGTGAAGTTTAGCTGGATATTCAACAAGGAGATCTCGTTGTAA
- the LOC132803927 gene encoding heavy metal-associated isoprenylated plant protein 2-like, with protein MKKTVIQVNIKCQKCKTDVLKATTKLSGIQEVSVDGEKELLSVVGDVDPVLVVKNLRKIGKVAKIISVGPPKSEKPKQSPKKPCNLPPCCNDCQLVAVGFSQDYNGGCHIL; from the exons ATGAAG AAGACTGTGATACAAGTGAATATTAAGTGCCAGAAATGTAAAACCGATGTACTAAAAGCTACCACCAAGCTTTCAG GTATACAGGAAGTGTCAGTGGATGGAGAGAAGGAATTGTTGAGTGTGGTTGGAGATGTGGATCCAGTGTTGGTTGTAAAAAATTTGAGGAAGATAGGCAAAGTTGCAAAGATAATCAGTGTTGGACCTCCTAAATCTGAAAAACCAAAACAATCACCTAAAAAACCTTGTAATCTTCCTCCATGTTGTAATGACTGCCAACTAGTCGCTGTCGGCTTTTCTCAGGACTACAATGGAGGGTGCCACATCCTTTGA